In the Hordeum vulgare subsp. vulgare chromosome 7H, MorexV3_pseudomolecules_assembly, whole genome shotgun sequence genome, one interval contains:
- the LOC123410762 gene encoding ent-copalyl diphosphate synthase 1, chloroplastic-like isoform X1, giving the protein MLLLLPLACAPSGYGHGPRTRALAVKGPCHFHGKGDAALVETAGLRVALQITQATSVSSSNGLQTNLVRNDIRILEQTEEPCELDDYCVTEFEQPLVDKVRMMLGSMSDGEINVSAYDTAWVALVPSLDDGDSPQFPTTLRWILDNQLPDGSWGDAALFSAFDRVINTLACVVALTKWSLGPDKCRRGLSFLEENMWRLAEEDLESMPIGFEIAFPSLLEVAKSLGIGFPYDHHALQRIYANREVKLKRIPMEMMHKIPTSILHSLEGMPGVDWQKILRLQSSDGSFLYSPSATACALMQTGDAKCFEYIDRIVKKFNGGVPNVYPVDLFERIWSVDRLERLGISRYFKQEIKQCLDYVHRHWTDEGICWARNSTVIDVDDTSMAFRLLRLHGYDVSPSVFGKFEKDGEFFCFVGQSTQAVTGMYNLNRASQVRFPGEDLLQRAGRFSYEFLREREAHGTIRDKWIIAKDLPGEVKYTLDFPWYASLPRVEARVYLDQYGGDNDVWIGKTLYRMLLVNNNTYLELAKRDFNRCQVQHQLEWHGLQKWFIENGLETFGVTLRDVLRVYFLAAACIFEPSRATERLAWAKVSVLANIITKNLHSDLSGNEMMERFMHGGIYEGNSNISWRKGDAKEDSLVGALEQLIDLLAQEALLVGEEPMYINNLLRRAWIEWMMQQINREDDTSDTSVIQAGSCMVHDKQTYLLLVKIIEICGGRYGEASSMINNMDCAWFIELASSICDSLHRKMLLSQDTEKNEVMVCHMDEKIEAGMQELARNVLQSAHGDGASSETKQTVLSVVRSCYYAANCPLHVLDGHVLKVIFEHVF; this is encoded by the exons ATGCTGCTGCTCTTGCCGCTGGCGTGTGCGCCATCGGGCTACGGCCACGGACCGCGGACGCGTGCTCTCGCCGTCAAAG GTCCATGCCATTTCCATGGCAAAGGAGATGCTGCCCTTGTGGAAACCGCCGGCTTGCGCGTCGCTCTCCAGATTACGCAGGCCACCAGCGTATCCAGTTCTAATG GATTGCAAACGAACCTTGTCAGAAATGATATCCGGATTCTAGAACAGACCGAGGAACCGTGTGAACTTGACGACTACTGTGTGACAGAGTTCGAGCAGCCACTGGTCGACAAAGTGAGGATGATGCTAGGGTCGATGAGTGACGGCGAGATCAACGTCTCGGCATACGACACCGCCTGGGTCGCTCTGGTACCGAGTCTTGATGACGGTGACAGCCCCCAGTTTCCCACCACCCTCCGGTGGATTCTTGACAACCAGCTCCCAGACGGCTCCTGGGGAGATGCTGCCTTGTTCTCCGCCTTTGATCGGGTCATTAACACCCTTGCCTGTGTTGTGGCTCTCACAAAGTGGTCCCTTGGCCCTGATAAATGCAGGAGAG GGCTATCTTTTCTGGAGGAAAACATGTGGAGGCTAGCAGAGGAAGACCTGGAGTCGATGCCCATCGGCTTCGAGATTGCGTTCCCTTCTCTCCTGGAGGTGGCCAAGAGCTTGGGCATTGGGTTCCCGTATGACCACCATGCTCTGCAGCGCATATATGCCAACAGAGAAGTGAAGCTCAAGAG GATCCCGATGGAGATGATGCACAAGATTCCAACGTCGATCCTGCATTCCCTTGAAGGGATGCCCGGGGTGGACTGGCAGAAAATCCTCAGGCTCCAGTCTAGTGATGGGtccttcctctattctccttcggCTACAGCCTGCGCTCTCATGCAAACCGGTGACGCGAAATGCTTCGAATACATCGACAGAATCGTCAAGAAATTCAACGGAGGAG TTCCCAATGTTTACCCGGTCGATCTCTTTGAGCGCATCTGGTCCGTCGATCGGTTAGAGCGTCTTGGAATCTCGCGCTATTTCAAGCAAGAAATCAAGCAGTGCTTGGATTATGTTCACAG GCACTGGACTGATGAGGGGATTTGCTGGGCGAGGAACTCCACTGTAATAGACGTGGATGATACATCCATGGCATTCCGGCTGCTGCGGCTTCATGGATACGATGTCTCCCCAA GTGTATTTGGGAAGTTTGAGAAGGACGGGGAGTTCTTCTGTTTCGTGGGGCAATCAACACAAGCAGTCACTGGGATGTACAACCTGAACAGGGCCTCTCAGGTAAGGTTCCCTGGAGAGGACTTGTTGCAGCGTGCAGGGAGATTCTCGTATGAGTTCCTTAGAGAAAGGGAAGCCCATGGCACGATTCGAGACAAATGGATCATTGCTAAGGATCTACCAGGCGAG GTAAAATATACACTGGACTTCCCATGGTATGCAAGCTTACCGCGTGTAGAAGCAAGAGTCTACCTAGATCAATATGGCGGTGATAATGATGTCTGGATTGGGAAGACACTCTACAG GATGCTACTTGTGAACAACAACACCTATCTTGAGTTGGCAAAGCGTGATTTCAATCGCTGCCAAGTCCAACATCAGCTTGAGTGGCATGGCCTGCAAAA GTGGTTTATTGAGAATGGCCTCGAGACTTTTGGGGTGACTTTAAGAGATGTTTTGAGAGTTTATTTTCTAGCTGCCGCTTGCATTTTCGAGCCAAGCCGTGCCACCGAGCGACTTGCATGGGCCAAGGTGTCAGTGCTGGCCAACATTATTACTAAAAACCTTCATAGCGATTTGTCGGGTAATGAAATGATGGAACGGTTTATGCATGGCGGTATCTACGAAGGAAATAGTAATATATCTTG GCGTAAAGGAGATGCAAAAGAGGACAGTCTTGTGGGGGCACTTGAGCAGCTTATTGATTTGTTGGCACAAGAGGCACTACTTGTTGGTGAAGAACCAATGTACATCAACAATTTGTTACGCCGCGCT TGGATCGAATGGATGATGCAAcagataaatagagaggatgaCACATCCGATACAAGTGTTATTCAAGCAGGGTCATGCATGGTTCATGATAAACAAACATATTTGCTTCTAGTCAAAATTATTGAGATTTGTGGTGGACGATATGGTGAAGCATCATCGATGATAAACAACATGGATTGTGCCTGGTTTATTGAGCTCGCGTCCTCTATTTGTGACAGTCTTCACCGCAAGATGTTACTTTCTCAG